In one window of Oncorhynchus gorbuscha isolate QuinsamMale2020 ecotype Even-year linkage group LG23, OgorEven_v1.0, whole genome shotgun sequence DNA:
- the LOC124010942 gene encoding small ubiquitin-related modifier 1, which produces MSDTETKPSSGDGSEKKDGEYIKLKVIGQDNSEIHFKVKMTTHLKKLKESYSQRQGVPMNTLRFLFEGQRISDNQTPKELGMEDEDVIEVYQEQTGGLWND; this is translated from the exons ATGTCAGACACG GAGACAAAACCCTCAAGTGGAGATGGAAGTGAGAAGAAAGATGGAGAGTACATTAAACTTAAGGTGATTGGTCAG GACAACAGCGAAATTCACTTCAAAGTGAAGATGACAACACATCTAAAGAAGCTAAAGGAATCATACAGTCAAAGacag GGTGTACCAATGAACACCCTAAGGTTTCTTTTTGAAGGACAGAGAATCTCAGACAACCAAACCCCCAAAGAG ctTGGAAtggaagatgaggatgtcattgAAGTGTATCAGGAACAGACTGGTGGACTTTGGAATGATTAG